The Sulfurihydrogenibium azorense Az-Fu1 genome contains the following window.
GGAGGATACTCAAGTCTAAATCAAGGATTAGCTAAATACGACACAGGAAACTTTATGAATATGGGTAAACAGGCTATAGGAAAGTCTAACGCTGGAGTAACAGTCTTAGCTGCGATTTACGAAGGAATACCTAATTTAAAACTTCAAGCTTGGGACTACTACGCTTGGGATATGATGAACATCTTATATCTCCAAGGTGATTACACTTTAAATTTATCTAATATAAAAACTACAGTATCAGCCCAGTATATAAACGAAACAAACGTTGGAGATAATGTTAAAAAAGTTTTTGGTAAAGAAGTTGGAGCAAACCTTTTTGGAGCAAAAATTAACTTTAATATTCCAACTTCTGTAGTTCAAAACTTTAATCTTTATGCAGCATACTCTACAACAGGTAGTGATACAGATAAAGTGTTAAATGGTGGACTTATCACTCCTTGGGGTGGAACACCAGGATTTGTACAAGGTACAGTTACAAGACTTGGATACGTAGCAGACACAACTGCTTGGAAAGTTGGGACAAGCTTTGACATAATAAAAGGCTTAAACCTACACTTAGCTTACTCTTACTTTAATGTTGGAAGTAAGGCAAAATATGCTTTAACAACCCACGATGCAAGCGAGACAAACTGGGATCTAACTTGGAAGTGTAGATTAATCAAAAATTTAGAGGTAAGAGCAAGGGGAATATACACTTGGAACTTTGTCCCAGGACAAAACTTTACAGAGTATAGATTAATAGCAAACTACAACTTTTAATAGGAGGTAAGCGTTATGGACAGAAGTCTTATTGAAAAAATAAAAAACGACCCTGACTTTCAAAAGTTAGTATCAGAAAGAAACAGGGTAATGGTTATTCTTACAGCGTTAGAGCTGATAATCTACTTTGGATTTATCCTACTGGTTGCCTTTAACAAAGAATTTTTAGCTCAAAAAATTGGAGAAGGTGTTGTAACAATCGGTATACCTATTGGTATTGGTGTTATCGTCTTATCTTTCTTATTAACTGGAGTATACGTCTACATTGCAAACAAAGATTACGATGAACTCTCAGAAAAAATAAAGAAAAAATACTTAAAGGAGGTTTAACATGACAAAAAGGGGACTTTTATTTTGGTTTTTAAGTTTTGTTATAGTTTCAATAGCATTTGCAGCTGGTAGTGTTGATGGAAACGTTCAAAAACAGGCTGTTAATATGACTGCCATTACAATGTTTATACTTTTTGTTGTAGCTACTTTAGGTATTACATACTGGGCAGCTAAGAGAACAAGAACTGCAAAGGATTTTTACACAGCTGGTGGTGGTATCACTGGATTTCAAAATGGTCTTGCAATAGCTGGAGACTACATGTCAGCAGCTTCTTTCTTGGGTATCGCAGGACTTGTTTACACGTCAGGATACGATGGACTTTTATACTCAATTGGTTTCTTAGTAGGCTGGCCTATAGTTATGTTCTTACTTTCTGAGCCACTTAGAAACCTTGGAAAGTACACTTTTGCCGATGTCACTTCCTTTAGACTTGAACAAAGAAGAATAAGAATCCTTGCTGCTATCGGTTCTTTATCAGTTGTTACTTTTTACCTTATCGCTCAGATGGTTGGTGCAGGTAAATTAATACAGCTTTTATTTGGACTACCTTACTCTACAGCTGTTATAGTAGTAGGTGCTTTAATGATAACTTACGTTGCGTTTGGTGGGATGCTTGCAACTACTTGGATTCAGATCGTAAAAGCTGTTTTACTCCTTGGTGGTGCATCCTTTATGGCGTTTATGGTTCTTCTACACTTTGGATTTAGTTTTGAATCACTATTTTCAACAGCTACCAAGGTTCATGCAAAAGGTGAAGCTATTATGGCTCCGGGTGGACT
Protein-coding sequences here:
- a CDS encoding OprD family outer membrane porin; translated protein: MKKILALSAILAVGSTQVFAANDLESAFKESKIMGQFRAFYIDRDYNTAFSKNDRSAFAIGGKFGFETAAVNGLKFGIMAYTTNAINPNRTNGNGTPNLHMDPSLFGKDRKGVTYIGQLYLNYSYKNTNVKIGRQEINTPMAGMDDARMLPNLFEGIVITNKDLPKTTLIGAHFWNMAYGTFANAYSACSYLGIQSGYGCGGYSSLNQGLAKYDTGNFMNMGKQAIGKSNAGVTVLAAIYEGIPNLKLQAWDYYAWDMMNILYLQGDYTLNLSNIKTTVSAQYINETNVGDNVKKVFGKEVGANLFGAKINFNIPTSVVQNFNLYAAYSTTGSDTDKVLNGGLITPWGGTPGFVQGTVTRLGYVADTTAWKVGTSFDIIKGLNLHLAYSYFNVGSKAKYALTTHDASETNWDLTWKCRLIKNLEVRARGIYTWNFVPGQNFTEYRLIANYNF
- a CDS encoding DUF485 domain-containing protein, with product MDRSLIEKIKNDPDFQKLVSERNRVMVILTALELIIYFGFILLVAFNKEFLAQKIGEGVVTIGIPIGIGVIVLSFLLTGVYVYIANKDYDELSEKIKKKYLKEV